In Geminocystis sp. NIES-3709, a single genomic region encodes these proteins:
- a CDS encoding PleD family two-component system response regulator, with product MYSSELINPEESIILLVDDLKQNLKLLTFILEAENYQTSFALSGKDALERLNVLTPDLILLDLMMPDMSGLEVCQKIKSNDKYKDIPIIFLTASQEEHHLVEAYTIGASDYVTKPFKKQELLSRVATQLTIKSQIKYISKLKKEINQLKALKN from the coding sequence ATGTATTCATCAGAATTAATAAATCCAGAAGAATCAATAATCTTATTAGTCGATGACTTAAAACAAAATTTAAAATTATTAACATTTATTCTGGAAGCAGAAAATTATCAAACCAGTTTTGCCTTAAGTGGAAAAGATGCTTTGGAAAGATTAAATGTTTTAACACCAGATCTAATTTTATTAGATTTGATGATGCCCGATATGAGTGGATTAGAAGTATGCCAAAAAATCAAGTCCAATGACAAATATAAAGATATTCCTATTATTTTTCTTACCGCTAGTCAAGAAGAACATCATTTGGTTGAAGCCTATACTATTGGAGCATCTGATTATGTGACTAAACCATTTAAAAAACAAGAATTATTAAGTAGAGTCGCCACACAATTGACGATAAAAAGTCAAATTAAATATATTAGTAAATTAAAAAAAGAAATTAATCAATTAAAAGCTCTTAAAAATTAA
- a CDS encoding nuclear transport factor 2 family protein: protein MEFKPPFPPFTLETALQKVQMAEDAWNTKNPEKVALAYTIDSQWRNRSEFINGREEIKAFLTRKWQKELDYRLKKELWCFMDNRIGVRFEYEWHDQLGQWYRSYGNEMWEFADNGLMRFRYASINDLLIEKNDRKFH from the coding sequence ATGGAATTTAAACCACCTTTCCCACCTTTTACTCTCGAAACTGCTTTACAAAAAGTGCAAATGGCAGAAGACGCTTGGAATACAAAAAATCCTGAAAAAGTTGCCTTAGCTTATACTATTGATTCTCAATGGCGTAATCGCTCCGAGTTTATCAATGGTAGAGAAGAAATTAAGGCATTTCTAACTCGTAAATGGCAAAAAGAACTTGATTATCGGCTCAAAAAAGAGCTATGGTGTTTTATGGATAACCGTATTGGTGTTAGATTTGAGTATGAATGGCATGATCAACTAGGACAGTGGTATCGTTCCTATGGTAATGAAATGTGGGAATTTGCTGATAATGGTTTAATGCGGTTTCGTTATGCTAGTATTAATGATCTTTTAATTGAGAAAAATGATAGAAAGTTTCATTAA
- a CDS encoding DUF3153 domain-containing protein yields the protein MKKILLFLCLIITLTGCVRYDVDVSFPHANSGTMIQHIKLGEQLTSFSETEGNIWLKNIENQAKDLQGKIKRISKEELVVAIPFNNGQELAEKFNQFFVPSISEKSRKKLAQNDSISLLDLNAKMSIEQNNLLLFERNTLNFKADLTPLGVIANDGTIIISSGDLIDLQIQFDFPWGAKLITNDYPKWEKLPNNQYKIALEAGQINEVQAIFWLPNYVGFGTVSIVLFILLGYYLKYRKLPLISN from the coding sequence ATGAAAAAAATACTATTATTTTTATGTTTAATTATTACCTTAACTGGTTGTGTTCGCTATGATGTAGATGTTAGTTTTCCTCACGCAAATAGTGGCACAATGATTCAACATATTAAATTGGGTGAACAATTAACAAGTTTTAGCGAAACAGAAGGAAATATCTGGCTTAAAAATATTGAGAATCAAGCTAAAGATTTACAAGGTAAAATTAAACGAATTTCTAAGGAAGAATTAGTAGTAGCAATTCCTTTTAATAATGGTCAAGAATTAGCTGAAAAATTTAACCAATTTTTTGTTCCGAGCATAAGTGAAAAATCTCGTAAAAAATTAGCTCAAAATGACTCTATTTCATTGTTGGATTTAAACGCAAAAATGTCGATCGAGCAAAATAATCTACTTTTATTTGAGAGAAATACCCTTAATTTTAAAGCAGATTTGACCCCATTAGGAGTAATTGCTAATGATGGAACTATCATTATTTCATCGGGAGATTTAATTGATTTACAAATACAATTTGATTTTCCTTGGGGTGCAAAACTAATAACTAATGATTATCCTAAATGGGAAAAATTACCCAATAATCAATATAAAATTGCATTAGAGGCAGGGCAAATTAACGAAGTTCAAGCAATTTTTTGGTTACCTAATTATGTGGGTTTTGGAACAGTCTCGATCGTTTTATTTATTCTTTTAGGATATTATTTAAAGTACCGAAAATTACCTTTAATATCAAACTGA
- the cobM gene encoding precorrin-4 C(11)-methyltransferase, producing MKPSVYFIGAGPGDPDLLTVKAYKILQEADVILYADSLVPKQILKNVKQEAQLIATGNQILEKIVPLMIQKVKEGLMVVRLQSGDLCLYSAIYEQMRALAEANISFELVPGISAYQAASAKISSELTIPELVQTIILTRVSGSASAVPEKEELKSLAAHQASLCLYLAARHVRKAQKDLLVHYPADTPVAVCYRVGWEDEKIFIVPLTEMAIVTENNNLIRTTMYIISPALKKLSDYEFRSRLYHPNHKHLFRPH from the coding sequence ATGAAGCCATCCGTGTATTTTATTGGAGCAGGCCCTGGAGATCCTGATTTATTAACAGTTAAAGCCTATAAAATTTTACAAGAAGCTGATGTTATTCTCTATGCGGATTCTTTAGTACCCAAACAAATTTTAAAAAATGTTAAGCAAGAAGCTCAGTTAATTGCAACAGGTAATCAAATTTTAGAGAAAATAGTCCCTTTGATGATTCAAAAAGTTAAAGAGGGTTTAATGGTTGTTAGACTTCAATCAGGAGATTTATGTCTTTATAGTGCCATTTATGAACAAATGAGGGCATTAGCAGAAGCAAATATCTCTTTTGAGTTAGTACCCGGTATTAGTGCTTATCAGGCGGCCTCGGCGAAAATTAGCAGTGAGTTAACTATTCCTGAGTTAGTACAGACCATTATTTTAACCCGTGTTAGTGGTAGCGCTTCTGCTGTACCAGAAAAAGAGGAATTAAAGAGTTTAGCGGCACATCAAGCTAGTTTATGTTTGTATTTGGCCGCCCGTCATGTCAGAAAAGCTCAAAAGGATTTATTAGTACATTATCCTGCGGATACTCCTGTGGCAGTGTGTTATAGAGTTGGTTGGGAAGATGAAAAAATTTTTATTGTCCCTCTTACGGAAATGGCGATCGTAACAGAAAATAATAATTTAATTCGTACCACTATGTATATTATTAGTCCCGCCCTTAAAAAACTCTCAGATTATGAATTTCGTTCTCGTTTATATCATCCTAATCATAAACATTTATTTCGTCCACATTAG
- the mutT gene encoding 8-oxo-dGTP diphosphatase MutT, translating to MNLPHKKIGVAVIVNEEEKILIDKRLPTGLMANLWEFPGGKIEARETPEDCIRREIQEELGVIIEVDRHLIDITHSYSEFSVTLCVYICKLIEGQPQPLQCAEVRWVEVSQLHNFEFPTANKEIISTLELTFNK from the coding sequence ATGAATTTACCTCATAAAAAAATCGGTGTTGCCGTAATTGTCAATGAAGAAGAAAAAATACTAATTGATAAACGTTTACCCACTGGTTTAATGGCAAATCTATGGGAATTTCCGGGAGGAAAAATCGAAGCGAGAGAAACTCCTGAAGATTGTATTCGACGAGAAATTCAAGAAGAATTGGGGGTTATCATTGAAGTCGATCGACATTTAATTGATATTACCCACTCTTACAGTGAATTTTCTGTTACTTTATGTGTTTATATTTGTAAACTTATCGAGGGACAACCCCAACCCCTACAATGTGCTGAAGTTCGATGGGTAGAAGTATCACAATTACATAATTTTGAGTTTCCCACAGCGAATAAAGAGATTATTTCTACTTTGGAATTGACATTTAATAAATAA
- a CDS encoding saccharopine dehydrogenase-like oxidoreductase: protein MNNQKIRVGVLGFGGLGQAAARILQHKSEMCLVAVADQKGYAYNPKGLNPDVLIPTYHQQGSIGYLPEYGVSSNNSISDLISQGQVDGYFLALPNLPNTFMADVARQFISSGWRGVLVDALKRTSAVEQLLQLQTELSQGGITYLTGCGATPGLLTAAAAIAAQSFTEIHQVKITFGVGIANWEAYRATIREDIAHLPGFDVDKAKAMTDEEVEAFLDQTNGILTLENMEHADDIMLELAGICDRSQVSVGGVVDTRNSKKPLSTNVQITGRTFEGKISTHTFTLGDETSMAANVCGPAFGYLKTGIKLHQQNLHGLFTAAEVMPLFVR from the coding sequence ATGAATAATCAAAAAATCAGAGTTGGTGTTTTAGGTTTTGGTGGTTTAGGTCAAGCGGCCGCAAGAATATTACAACACAAATCAGAAATGTGTTTAGTGGCAGTAGCAGACCAAAAAGGTTATGCTTATAATCCCAAAGGCTTAAATCCTGATGTTTTAATTCCCACTTATCATCAACAAGGATCGATCGGATATTTACCAGAATATGGAGTTTCAAGTAATAATAGCATTTCTGACTTAATTTCTCAAGGTCAAGTTGATGGATACTTTCTCGCCTTACCAAATCTTCCTAATACTTTCATGGCCGATGTTGCACGTCAGTTTATCTCTTCTGGATGGCGTGGTGTTTTAGTCGATGCTTTAAAACGTACCAGTGCCGTAGAACAGTTATTACAACTACAAACAGAACTGTCTCAAGGTGGAATTACTTATTTAACTGGTTGTGGTGCCACTCCCGGATTATTGACGGCGGCGGCGGCGATCGCAGCTCAAAGTTTTACAGAAATTCATCAAGTAAAAATAACTTTCGGTGTAGGTATTGCTAATTGGGAAGCCTATCGTGCCACGATTAGAGAAGATATTGCCCATTTACCCGGTTTTGATGTTGACAAAGCTAAAGCTATGACAGACGAAGAAGTTGAGGCATTTTTAGATCAAACTAATGGTATTCTCACCCTTGAGAATATGGAACACGCTGATGATATTATGCTTGAATTAGCCGGTATTTGCGATCGATCTCAAGTTTCAGTGGGGGGTGTGGTAGATACTCGTAATTCCAAAAAACCTCTAAGTACCAATGTTCAAATTACGGGGCGCACCTTTGAAGGGAAAATTTCGACTCATACCTTCACTTTAGGAGATGAAACCAGTATGGCAGCCAATGTCTGTGGCCCTGCTTTTGGGTATTTGAAAACGGGTATAAAACTTCATCAACAAAATCTCCATGGCTTATTTACCGCCGCCGAAGTGATGCCTTTATTTGTAAGATAA
- a CDS encoding DUF3134 domain-containing protein codes for MKNPALRKEKRYEPAPVIPLKQDGSLLDWLDANNRIIYREEKEDKIIDVDLSEEEEISDLIEGEDDDFDTDLDDLDVDLDDDTDII; via the coding sequence ATGAAAAATCCTGCCTTGCGTAAAGAGAAACGTTATGAACCTGCTCCTGTGATTCCCCTTAAGCAAGACGGTTCTCTTTTAGATTGGTTAGACGCAAATAATCGTATTATTTACAGGGAAGAAAAAGAAGATAAAATAATTGACGTGGACTTATCAGAAGAAGAAGAAATCTCCGATCTCATAGAGGGTGAAGATGATGATTTTGATACGGATTTGGATGACTTAGATGTTGATCTTGACGATGATACCGATATTATTTAA
- a CDS encoding PAP/fibrillin family protein: MNLKAELLQLIANKNRGLSVTETEKVDILTAIEKLEDHNPNQNPLNYPKLLNGDWRLLYTTSKSVLGLENIPLLHLGEIYQCVRIEATKIYNIAEIVGLPFLDGLVSVSANFETVSAKRVNVQFQRSIIGLQRLLGYLSPKDLIKKIETGKYFPPFDFDFNLSDRIFGRNNSQGWLEITYLDETLRIARGHQGSVFILERC; the protein is encoded by the coding sequence ATGAATTTAAAAGCAGAATTGTTACAACTTATCGCTAACAAAAATCGAGGATTGTCTGTCACGGAAACAGAAAAAGTAGATATTTTAACGGCGATCGAAAAATTAGAAGATCATAACCCTAACCAAAATCCTTTAAATTATCCCAAGTTACTTAATGGTGATTGGCGTTTGCTTTATACCACTAGCAAAAGTGTTTTAGGATTAGAGAATATTCCTTTACTACATTTAGGAGAAATTTATCAATGTGTTCGCATAGAAGCAACTAAAATTTATAATATTGCAGAAATTGTTGGCTTACCTTTTTTAGATGGTTTAGTAAGTGTTAGTGCCAATTTTGAAACGGTATCCGCAAAACGAGTTAATGTACAATTTCAACGATCGATTATCGGTTTACAGAGATTATTAGGGTATCTTTCCCCCAAAGATTTAATTAAGAAAATTGAAACGGGAAAATATTTTCCTCCCTTTGATTTTGATTTTAACCTTAGCGATCGAATTTTCGGGAGAAATAATTCTCAAGGATGGTTAGAAATAACCTATTTAGATGAAACCTTAAGAATTGCAAGAGGACACCAAGGTAGTGTTTTTATTTTAGAACGTTGTTAG
- a CDS encoding DUF4079 domain-containing protein, whose product MNLPSFLWLWKIAAWSMGLTITCYVILGLSGTFLYKIRQEKQPQKKWLRPLHRSIGIVMVTLILLLLSIGIIGTIGHYGNLGHSWHLLAGLIIVCFALFSAWSSTQIHPTKPWARILHVRANIALFFALLFVGLTGWGVVQKYL is encoded by the coding sequence ATGAATTTACCATCTTTTCTCTGGTTATGGAAAATCGCTGCTTGGTCTATGGGATTGACCATAACTTGCTATGTAATATTAGGTCTATCAGGTACTTTTTTATACAAAATTCGTCAGGAGAAACAACCTCAAAAAAAATGGTTAAGACCATTACACCGATCAATCGGTATAGTTATGGTGACACTTATTCTATTGTTATTATCGATCGGAATTATCGGAACGATCGGACATTATGGCAATCTAGGTCATTCATGGCACTTACTCGCAGGGTTAATTATTGTTTGTTTCGCCCTATTCTCGGCTTGGAGTTCCACCCAAATACATCCTACAAAACCTTGGGCAAGAATCCTTCATGTTAGAGCGAATATCGCTTTATTTTTCGCTCTTTTATTTGTAGGTTTAACAGGGTGGGGAGTGGTTCAAAAATATTTATGA
- a CDS encoding prohibitin family protein: protein MDNQSSTSISNLIAGILAVLLVFIGFNSFIIINPGQAGVLSILGKAHDGALLEGLHFKPPIVSSVDVYDVTVQKFEVPAQSSTRDLQDLTASFAINFRLDPLKIVEIRRTQGTLQNIVAKIIAPQTQESFKVAAAKRTVEEAITKRTELKDDFDNALNSRLDKYGIIVLDTSVVDLTFSPEFARAVEEKQIAEQRAQRAVYIAQEAEQQAQADINRAKGKAEAQRLLAETLNAEGGVLVLQKEAIEAWREGGAQMPKVLISSGSSTNGNIPFIFNMSDLEK from the coding sequence TTGGATAATCAATCAAGTACCAGTATATCAAATCTAATTGCGGGAATTTTAGCCGTTTTATTAGTATTCATCGGTTTTAACTCATTCATCATTATAAACCCCGGACAAGCAGGTGTTTTAAGTATTTTAGGAAAAGCTCATGATGGTGCATTATTAGAAGGTCTTCATTTTAAACCTCCTATTGTTTCTAGCGTTGATGTTTATGATGTCACTGTTCAAAAATTTGAAGTACCCGCCCAAAGTTCTACCAGAGATTTACAAGATTTGACTGCTAGTTTTGCTATTAACTTTCGTCTTGATCCCTTGAAAATAGTCGAAATTAGGAGAACTCAAGGAACTTTACAAAATATTGTTGCTAAAATTATCGCACCTCAAACTCAAGAATCTTTTAAAGTTGCCGCCGCTAAACGTACTGTAGAAGAAGCCATAACCAAACGAACAGAATTAAAAGATGATTTTGATAACGCTCTCAATTCTCGTTTAGATAAATACGGCATTATCGTTTTAGATACTAGCGTAGTTGATCTGACTTTTTCTCCGGAATTTGCTAGGGCAGTAGAAGAAAAACAGATCGCTGAACAAAGAGCACAACGGGCAGTTTATATTGCTCAAGAAGCAGAACAACAAGCTCAAGCAGACATTAATCGCGCCAAGGGTAAAGCCGAAGCGCAAAGATTACTCGCAGAAACTTTAAATGCTGAAGGTGGTGTATTAGTATTACAGAAAGAGGCGATCGAAGCATGGAGAGAAGGAGGCGCACAAATGCCCAAAGTATTGATTAGTAGTGGAAGTAGTACTAATGGAAATATACCTTTTATTTTTAATATGAGCGATTTAGAAAAATAG
- a CDS encoding DUF1823 family protein, with translation MLEKLPPLNNETIWQILEEKLDDNIANQLVWYYLGYRYDSVDQKWDNSQVEESWKQEYPTPPDFIANRPPTVKLTRSIPSENKQLLKEELGFKGYKIGEFTPRHTRRATIANWLLSYRKITHN, from the coding sequence ATGTTAGAGAAGTTACCACCTCTGAATAATGAAACCATTTGGCAAATCCTAGAAGAAAAATTAGACGATAATATTGCCAATCAATTAGTTTGGTATTATTTGGGTTATCGTTATGATTCTGTTGATCAAAAATGGGATAATTCTCAAGTAGAAGAATCTTGGAAACAAGAATATCCCACTCCTCCAGATTTTATTGCTAATCGTCCTCCCACAGTGAAGTTAACCCGTTCTATTCCTTCAGAAAATAAACAACTTTTAAAAGAAGAACTAGGATTTAAAGGCTATAAAATCGGTGAATTTACTCCCCGTCATACTCGTAGAGCAACGATCGCAAATTGGTTATTAAGCTATCGAAAAATAACTCATAATTGA
- the glyS gene encoding glycine--tRNA ligase subunit beta: MPNFLLEIGTEELPADFIDSAISQWQNKITQNLVDEFLSPKDVKIYGTPRRLAVFIEGLESKQLDREEEIKGPPVKSAFKDGKPTPAAEGFARKQGVSVEDFQIKSTDKGEFIFVNKKTEGKETTKILTDLIPQWITKLEGRRFMRWSDGDLRFPRPIRSIVALWDNEILPIELVNGSTTLNSDRVTTGHRILNPSPVSISSPDKYVDSLEKACVLADVHTRKTKIEGEIKVLADTVGGKAEIYPDLLTEVTNLVEYPTAVLGKFEPEFLALPSEVISTVMVTHQRYFPIRNEKEELLPYFITISNGDPKKSDIIATGNAKVIRARLADAQFFYQADCDEHLETYLPQLETVTFQEDLGSMHDKVNRIIAISQQISEQLNLNELQRTEVESTASLCKADLVTQMVYEFPELQGIMGEKYALVSGESATVAKGIYEHYLPRNAGDIMPQTLNGQVVGISDRIDTIVSIIGLGMIPTGSSDPFALRRSANAIINITWHGSLNLNLQTLLSQACEEFVTAHRKKESPLNTIKEFFIQRINTLLQDELNIDYDLVNAVLGDNDSEYIERALNNLLDVRDRALFLQEIRNNGTLTQIYETVNRSTKLASKGILNTKELNPDIINPNLFESISEKEFYQGLQELVPISEQAKNESNYQLLTNALLKINPKVTNFFDGENSVLVMADNENIKNNRLNLLGLLRNHSRILADFGSIVK, from the coding sequence ATGCCTAATTTTCTTTTAGAGATTGGTACAGAAGAATTACCTGCGGATTTTATCGATAGTGCCATCAGTCAATGGCAAAATAAAATTACACAAAATTTAGTTGATGAATTTTTGTCTCCTAAAGATGTTAAGATTTATGGTACTCCAAGACGATTAGCTGTATTTATTGAAGGATTAGAAAGTAAACAACTCGATCGAGAAGAAGAAATAAAAGGCCCTCCTGTAAAAAGTGCTTTTAAAGATGGTAAACCCACCCCCGCCGCCGAAGGTTTTGCCCGTAAACAAGGGGTTTCCGTAGAGGATTTTCAGATTAAATCTACTGATAAAGGAGAGTTTATTTTTGTTAATAAAAAAACTGAAGGCAAAGAAACGACTAAAATATTAACGGATTTGATACCCCAATGGATTACCAAGTTAGAAGGTAGAAGGTTTATGCGTTGGAGTGATGGAGACTTACGTTTTCCTCGCCCTATTCGTAGTATTGTTGCCCTTTGGGATAATGAAATTTTACCCATTGAGTTAGTAAATGGTTCAACTACTTTAAACAGCGATCGAGTTACAACCGGACATCGTATTTTAAACCCCTCCCCTGTATCTATTTCCTCTCCGGATAAATATGTTGATTCTTTAGAAAAGGCTTGTGTTTTAGCCGATGTACATACCAGAAAAACGAAGATAGAAGGAGAAATAAAGGTTTTAGCAGATACAGTAGGAGGAAAAGCCGAAATATACCCCGATTTATTGACAGAAGTTACTAATTTAGTCGAATATCCTACCGCCGTTTTAGGGAAATTTGAGCCAGAATTTTTAGCATTGCCTTCAGAAGTAATTAGTACTGTAATGGTAACTCATCAGCGTTATTTTCCCATAAGAAACGAAAAAGAGGAATTATTGCCCTATTTTATCACTATATCCAATGGAGATCCTAAAAAATCTGACATTATCGCCACTGGAAACGCTAAAGTAATTCGAGCAAGGTTAGCGGATGCTCAATTTTTCTATCAAGCTGATTGTGATGAGCATTTAGAGACTTATTTACCTCAATTGGAAACCGTCACCTTTCAAGAAGATTTAGGGTCAATGCACGATAAAGTTAATCGTATCATCGCCATTAGTCAACAAATTAGCGAACAATTGAACTTAAATGAACTGCAACGTACTGAAGTTGAAAGTACTGCTTCTCTATGTAAAGCTGACTTGGTAACGCAAATGGTGTACGAATTTCCTGAATTACAAGGCATTATGGGGGAAAAATATGCCCTTGTTAGTGGTGAATCTGCTACGGTTGCCAAGGGAATTTATGAGCATTATTTACCTAGAAATGCAGGAGATATTATGCCTCAAACCCTTAATGGGCAAGTTGTAGGTATTAGCGATCGTATTGATACTATTGTTAGTATAATTGGGTTAGGCATGATTCCTACAGGTTCGAGTGATCCTTTTGCTTTGAGACGATCGGCAAATGCTATTATTAACATTACATGGCATGGTAGTCTTAATCTAAATTTGCAGACATTATTAAGTCAAGCCTGTGAAGAATTTGTGACGGCACACAGAAAAAAAGAGTCTCCTTTAAATACTATTAAAGAGTTTTTCATTCAAAGAATTAATACCCTTTTACAAGACGAATTAAATATTGATTATGACTTAGTCAATGCTGTCTTAGGAGATAATGATTCTGAATATATAGAAAGGGCGTTAAACAACTTATTAGATGTAAGAGATAGGGCTTTATTTTTACAAGAAATTCGTAATAATGGTACTCTAACTCAAATTTATGAAACTGTAAATCGATCAACGAAATTAGCCTCCAAGGGTATTTTAAATACTAAAGAATTAAATCCAGATATTATTAATCCAAATTTATTTGAGTCTATATCTGAAAAAGAATTTTATCAAGGTTTACAAGAATTAGTACCCATTAGTGAACAAGCTAAAAATGAAAGTAACTATCAATTATTAACCAATGCTTTACTAAAAATTAATCCTAAAGTTACCAATTTTTTTGATGGAGAAAATAGTGTTTTAGTTATGGCTGACAATGAAAATATAAAAAATAATCGTCTTAATTTATTAGGCTTATTGCGTAATCATAGTCGTATTTTAGCTGATTTTGGCTCGATCGTTAAATAA
- a CDS encoding DUF3465 domain-containing protein yields the protein MKNRFLIKLIFTLILFPLIYTFSSQIKVSFAETIIAQNNNSDQIFKNAFNKKISNIQVQGQGIVIKLLKDDLEGGKHQRFIVKLNSGQTLLVAHNIDIAPRINSLKTGDIIIFYGEYEWNAQGGVIHWTHRDPQGKHPHGWLKHKGKIYQ from the coding sequence ATGAAAAATAGATTTCTCATAAAATTAATCTTTACTCTTATTTTATTTCCGTTAATTTATACTTTTTCATCTCAAATAAAAGTTAGTTTTGCTGAAACTATTATTGCTCAAAATAATAATAGTGATCAAATATTTAAAAATGCTTTTAATAAAAAAATATCTAATATTCAAGTACAAGGACAAGGAATCGTCATTAAACTATTAAAAGATGATTTAGAAGGGGGGAAACATCAAAGATTTATAGTTAAGTTAAATTCTGGACAAACTTTGTTAGTTGCTCATAATATTGATATTGCACCTCGTATTAATAGTTTAAAAACTGGTGATATAATCATTTTTTATGGAGAATATGAATGGAATGCGCAAGGTGGTGTAATTCATTGGACACATAGAGATCCTCAAGGAAAACATCCTCATGGATGGCTAAAACACAAAGGAAAAATATATCAATAA